A single genomic interval of Lactococcus sp. S-13 harbors:
- the mgtA gene encoding magnesium-translocating P-type ATPase, with amino-acid sequence MKKLRKTLENTKRATTFVDNNEINARLEFAKMSTKEELFQEFKTSNKGLSDEQVEIAREQYGDNTITHGKKTSLIKRLYQAFINPFTVILFVLALVSAFTDIILAAPGEKNPQGLIIITAMVLISGMLRFVQETRSGNAAENLLKMITTTTNVHRLESGSQEIPIEEVLVGDIIHLSAGDMVPADLRIIQAKDLFISQASLTGESEPVEKLDWATDEKNDSITESVNLAFMGSNVISGSAYGVVIATGDATIFGEMAKTVTEDSTQTTFEKGVNSVSWVLIRFMLVMVPFVLLINGFTKGDWMEAVLFALAVAVGLTPEMLPMIVTTCLAKGAVTMSKEKTIIKNLNSIQNLGSMNILCTDKTGTLTQDKVVLMRHLDIHGKEDVRVLRHGFLNSYYQTGLKNLMDLAIIEGAEAKQDKNPELGGLSSKYTKVDEIPFDFERRRMSVVVKSNTHGASSKTQMITKGAAEEMLNICTLVEDGDKVVSLTPELRAYILKKVDELNEEGMRVILVAQKTNPSPVDMFSVQDESDMVLMGYLTFLDPPKESTAKAIKALNKYGVSVKILTGDNDKVTRSVCKQVGLPVDNTILGSDIDRMDDNELAKVAKEAAVFAKLSPQQKARIVTSLRNSGNSVGYMGDGINDAAAMKSSDVGISVDSAVDIAKESADVILLEKDLMVLEKGIIEGRKTYANMIKYIKMTASSNFGNMFSVLIASAFLPFIPMLSIHILLLNLIYDFSCTAIPWDNVDEEYLVIPRKWDASSVSKFMLWIGPTSSVFDITTYLLMFFVICPAAFGSFNSLVPGSAAYMGFIALFHTGWFVESMWTQTLVIHMIRTPKIPFLQSRASTPLTFLTFMGIIGLTIIPFTSFGSSMGLMALPLSFFPWLVLTVLMYMILVTVFKKIFVLKYGELL; translated from the coding sequence ATGAAAAAACTTAGAAAAACACTCGAAAACACAAAAAGAGCTACAACATTTGTAGATAACAATGAAATAAATGCAAGATTAGAATTTGCAAAAATGTCTACAAAAGAAGAACTATTTCAAGAATTTAAAACATCGAATAAAGGATTAAGTGACGAACAGGTTGAAATTGCTCGTGAGCAATATGGAGATAACACGATTACTCATGGTAAAAAAACATCACTCATAAAACGACTTTATCAAGCATTCATCAATCCTTTTACTGTTATATTGTTTGTCTTAGCATTAGTTTCGGCTTTTACTGATATTATCTTAGCTGCTCCTGGGGAGAAAAATCCCCAAGGGCTCATCATCATTACTGCTATGGTTTTAATTTCAGGAATGCTGCGATTCGTTCAAGAGACAAGAAGTGGAAATGCTGCTGAGAATCTTTTAAAAATGATTACGACGACGACAAATGTTCATCGCTTGGAATCAGGAAGTCAAGAGATTCCTATTGAAGAAGTTCTCGTAGGCGATATTATCCATCTATCAGCTGGAGATATGGTTCCAGCTGACCTTAGGATTATTCAAGCAAAAGATTTATTTATCAGCCAAGCCTCTTTAACTGGTGAAAGTGAACCAGTCGAAAAATTAGATTGGGCAACAGATGAAAAGAATGATTCAATCACAGAATCAGTAAACCTTGCCTTCATGGGCTCAAATGTCATTTCTGGTAGTGCTTATGGAGTAGTCATTGCTACTGGTGATGCGACCATTTTTGGTGAAATGGCAAAAACTGTAACCGAAGACTCAACTCAAACAACTTTTGAAAAAGGCGTTAACTCAGTTTCATGGGTTCTTATTCGCTTTATGTTAGTTATGGTTCCTTTTGTTTTATTGATCAATGGTTTTACTAAAGGTGACTGGATGGAAGCTGTATTATTTGCTTTAGCAGTTGCTGTTGGCTTGACACCAGAAATGCTACCAATGATTGTGACAACTTGCCTAGCAAAAGGTGCAGTCACAATGTCAAAAGAAAAAACAATCATCAAGAACCTAAATTCTATTCAAAATCTAGGTTCGATGAATATTCTCTGCACTGATAAAACTGGAACATTAACACAAGATAAAGTAGTGCTCATGCGTCATCTAGATATTCATGGGAAAGAGGATGTGCGAGTACTAAGACATGGATTTTTGAATAGTTACTACCAAACGGGCTTAAAGAATCTGATGGATTTGGCAATTATCGAAGGAGCCGAAGCCAAGCAAGATAAAAATCCTGAGCTGGGTGGTCTGAGTAGTAAATATACAAAAGTTGATGAAATTCCTTTTGATTTTGAAAGACGGCGGATGAGTGTAGTAGTAAAAAGCAATACTCATGGAGCGAGTTCAAAAACACAAATGATTACTAAAGGTGCTGCTGAAGAAATGTTAAACATCTGTACTTTGGTTGAAGATGGGGACAAGGTTGTTTCTTTAACTCCTGAACTCAGAGCGTACATTTTAAAAAAAGTTGATGAGCTTAATGAAGAAGGAATGCGCGTGATTTTAGTCGCTCAAAAAACAAATCCTTCTCCTGTTGATATGTTTTCGGTTCAAGATGAGTCTGATATGGTGCTGATGGGTTATCTTACCTTTCTTGATCCTCCAAAAGAATCTACGGCAAAGGCAATCAAAGCACTCAATAAATATGGTGTTTCAGTTAAAATCTTGACGGGTGATAATGATAAAGTCACTCGTTCAGTTTGCAAACAAGTAGGGCTTCCAGTTGATAATACAATTTTAGGTTCTGATATTGACCGTATGGATGATAATGAGCTGGCAAAAGTTGCTAAAGAAGCTGCTGTTTTTGCCAAGTTATCCCCTCAACAAAAAGCCAGAATCGTAACAAGTCTTAGAAATTCAGGTAATAGTGTTGGTTACATGGGAGATGGGATCAATGATGCAGCAGCAATGAAATCCTCTGACGTTGGAATTTCAGTAGATAGTGCTGTAGATATCGCCAAAGAGTCAGCTGATGTGATTTTGTTAGAAAAAGATTTGATGGTTCTGGAGAAGGGAATCATCGAAGGAAGAAAAACTTATGCTAACATGATTAAGTACATAAAAATGACAGCAAGTTCTAATTTTGGTAATATGTTCTCAGTTTTAATCGCTAGTGCATTTTTACCATTTATCCCAATGCTGTCTATTCATATTCTCTTACTTAATTTAATCTATGATTTCTCTTGTACCGCTATTCCTTGGGACAATGTCGATGAAGAATATTTAGTTATTCCAAGAAAATGGGACGCGAGTTCTGTAAGTAAATTTATGCTATGGATTGGCCCAACAAGTTCTGTGTTCGATATTACAACTTATCTCCTAATGTTCTTTGTGATTTGTCCAGCCGCATTTGGATCATTTAACTCTCTTGTTCCTGGAAGTGCAGCATATATGGGCTTTATTGCGCTCTTTCATACGGGCTGGTTTGTTGAGTCAATGTGGACGCAAACTTTAGTGATTCATATGATTCGTACGCCTAAAATTCCGTTTTTACAAAGTCGTGCTTCCACTCCCTTGACTTTCTTGACTTTTATGGGAATTATTGGGCTTACGATTATTCCATTTACAAGTTTTGGGAGTTCAATGGGGTTAATGGCTTTACCGCTGTCCTTTTTCCCGTGGCTAGTTTTAACGGTTCTGATGTATATGATTCTTGTCACTGTGTTTAAGAAAATTTTTGTCTTAAAATATGGGGAGTTACTTTGA